The Osmerus eperlanus chromosome 7, fOsmEpe2.1, whole genome shotgun sequence genome includes a region encoding these proteins:
- the LOC134023824 gene encoding CREB-regulated transcription coactivator 2, with translation MSATAGAGGCGPGPGPNSGAGTAASNPRKFSEKIALHTQRQAEETAAFQEVMMDITSTRIQAQKVRLARTQGPYYGGSLPNVNQIGRNTGDFQGSFHSNLDSSRSTRHHGLVERVQRDRRFISPVRPYRRQVDSSPYNSAYLSPPPDPSWRRNWSGNFPGDKSQLFRLPTTALNRTNSDSALHTSVMNPPAGDPFNAGHTLTHQGRRTGQGEGEGRRMFPYPVPPIEENVLDKGKLLKPWDAKKLPLLSSRPKSCEVPGINVQEGLGREETKRYCRLLRRITERSQFRSLLASLQGTLSNPSLQSSLSNPNIQSSLSSHSFPNSLSSTSLHSSLSNPSLQSSLSSSPSLQSSLSNQSLHSSLSNSSLSGQSLQSAASNPSYSSGVGGSGSCSSSYSPMLTGQGQPPLSTSPRRRAQLSPLILPMGGESRRHHSKQFSPTISPTLSSITQGVPLDTSKLPMDQRLPPYPFSQSQQHQPAPPGSHQAQQSGLPAPQTGQQTSMAMHPAGQQQQQQNPHHHHHQQQLHSPHQRHQAHQQLHLHNLRNSQNQHGQQHMGTRQQALQVNATQVNSQSPLEQSVQSPQCLQTTDQKQQQQQQQQQQQQQQQQQQQQQQQQQQQQQQQQQQQQQQQQQQQQQQQQQQQQQQQQQQQQQQQQQQQQQQQQQQQQQQQQMEQQRQQSGLPQLQQISQSLATDLGLYNDTLLLNSLIDDPYLGLQLSSRQNQQFNMDTQGEGLSFSHALGFGSMAGKGQEGPYSSNQGSLDPGDQQLLNNQNQNYGGEGQHNVPNIILTGDSPPGLSKEIASALSHVPGFEMDPFSLDDPLRMDPLALEGLGMLDGDLMLADPAVEDSFRSDRLK, from the exons ATGTCTGCTACGGCGGGTGCAGGCGGTTGTGGACCCGGTCCAGGACCCAATTCGGGTGCCGGGACAGCGGCTTCAAACCCCCGAAAGTTTAGCGAGAAAATAGCTCTTCATACCCAACGTCAGGCTGAGGAGACTGCTGCTTTTCAGGAGGTTATGATGGACATCACTTCTACGAGG ATACAGGCTCAAAAAGTGCGCTTGGCCAGAACGCAGGGTCCCTACTACGGCGGCTCCCTACCCAACGTCAATCAGATCGGCAGAAACACGGGGGACTTTCAA gGGTCGTTCCATTCTAACCTGGACTCGAGCCGCTCCACGAGACACCATGGCCTGGTGGAGAGAGTTCAGAGAGACCGCAGGTTCATCTCCCCTGTGCGTCCCTACAGGAGACAA GTGGACAGCTCTCCGTACAACTCTGCctacctgtcccctcccccagaccccagCTGGAGAAG GAACTGGTCCGGCAACTTCCCTGGGGACAAAAGCCAGTTGTTTCGGCTGCCCACCACAGCACTCAACAG GACAAACTCTGACTCGGCACTGCACACCAGTGTGATGAACCCGCCTGCAGGGGATCCCTTCAACGCCggccacaccctcacccaccagGGCAGACGCACCG gtcagggagagggagagggccgaAGAA TGTTCCCTTACCCGGTTCCCCCTATAGAAGAGAATGTTCTAGACAAGGGCAAACTCCTCAAGCCTTGGGACGCGAAAAAA TTGCCGCTTCTCTCGTCACGTCCCAAGTCCTGTGAAGTTCCTGGCATCAA TGTGCAAGAGGGCTTAGGGAGGGAAGAAACGAAGAGATACTGTAGACTCTTGAGACGCATCACAGAACGGTCTCAGTTCCGGA GTCTCCTGGCATCTCTTCAGGGAACACTCAGTAACCCCTCTCTGCAGTCATCACTAAGCAACCCAAACATCCAATCATCTCTCAGCAGCCACTCCTTTCCCAACTCCCTCAGCTCCACTTCCCTACACTCGTCCCTGAgcaacccctccctccagtcctccctcagctcctccccctccctccagtcctccctcagcAACCAATCCCTGCACTCCTCTCTCAGCAACTCCTCCCTGAGTGGCCAGTCGCTCCAATCAGCGGCTAGTAACCCCAGCTACAGTAGTGGAGTGGGTGGGTCcggctcctgctcctcctcctattcACCAATGCTCACTGGCCAGGGCCAGCCGCCACTCAGCACATCTCCAAGGAGACGGGCCCAGCTCTCCCCTTTGATCTTACCCATGGGAGGGGAGTCTCGGAGGCACCATTCCAAACAGTTTTCTCCAACCATCTCTCCCACCTTGTCCTCCATCACACAG GGCGTTCCTCTGGACACCAGCAAACTGCCCATGGACCAGAGACTGCCCCCTTATCCCTTCAGCCAGTCCCAGCAGCACCAGCCGGCTCCTCCAGGCTCCCACCAGGCCCAGCAGTCCGGCCTGCCCGCCCCCCAGACAGGCCAGCAGACCTCCATGGCCATGCACCCAGcaggccagcagcagcagcagcagaacccgcaccaccaccaccaccaacagcaGCTGCACTCACCGCACCAGCGCCACCAGGCGCACCAGCAGCTGCACCTGCACAACCTCCGCAACAGTCAGAACCAGCACGGGCAGCAGCACATGGGCACG AGGCAGCAAGCTCTACAGGTTAACGCCACCCAGGTCAACTCCCAGAGCCCCCTGGAGCAGAGTGTGCAGAGCCCCCAGTGCCTGCAGACTACAGACCagaagcagcagcaacaacaacaacaacaacaacagcagcagcagcagcagcagcagcaacaacaacaacaacaacaacaacaacaacaacaacaacagcagcaacaacagcagcaacaacagcagcaacaacagcagcaacaacaacaacaacaacaacaacaacaacaacaacaacaacagcagcagcagcagcagcagcagcagcaacaacaacaacaacagcagcagcagcagcagcagcagatggagcagcagagacagcaaaGTGGCCTCCCTCAGCTACAGCAGATCAGCCAATCCCTGGCCACAGACCTAGGGCTATACAAC GACACGTTACTGCTGAACTCCCTGATCGACGACCCCTACCTAGGTCTACAGCTCTCATCCAGACAGAACCAGCAG TTCAACATGGATACCCAGGGTGAAGGCCTGTCATTCAGCCATGCTCTGGGCTTCGGCTCCATGGCAGggaagggccaggagggcccCTACTCCTCCAACCAGGGCTCTCTGGATCCAGGGGACCAGCAGCTCCTCAAcaaccagaaccagaactaTGGGGGCGAGGGGCAGCACAACGTTCCCAACATCATACTCACTG GAGACTCTCCTCCAGGCCTGTCCAAGGAGATTGCCAGTGCCCTCTCTCATGTCCCGGGCTTTGAGATGGACCCGTTCTCCCTGGACGACCCCCTCAGGATGGATCCCCTGGCCCTGGAGGGACTGGGCATGTTGGACGGAGACCTCATGCTGGCCGACCCCGCCGTGGAGGACTCCTTCCGTTCGGACCGCCTCAAATGA